Part of the Ursus arctos isolate Adak ecotype North America unplaced genomic scaffold, UrsArc2.0 scaffold_4, whole genome shotgun sequence genome, CTTGAGAGTGACGTCAGTGTTTCTTgaccttctctgaccacagccCACCTCCCTAACTTGGTCCCACTTTCCAGTGAGTTAATAGAGGACCAGcgaggagaaaaatgagaatgacACCACATTTTAGTAACCCTTGACAATTCACTTAGTACTGGTAAATGACCCACAGTAAACTCAAAGATGCAAGTCATTGAAGCTGGACCCTAGATCGGTTACTGGCCATCCTCCCCACAGAACCTCTAGGCATAGCTTGTAGTAGGCCACAGACCACACTGGGAATCTCTGATCTgtgccacccacctccccatccccctcacagCTGAGGGAAGTAAGGCTAGAGAGACTTCAGCACAATCACACACAGCTTGTTGGTGGCAGATCGTGGACTAGACATAGGTCTCTCGATTCCATGCCCAGGGCTGGTTCCTCTTCCTCAACCAAGATGATGTCATCAGCTGAGAGTTCATGGGGAGGGGAAGTCATGAGAAGTGGGGAATGTTTAAACTGCTCTTGAGGAGGGAAGTGGGCTCGTGAGATCAGTCAAGGGAAGCCATGTTGGGGAGTGCTGTTCGAGTGAGGTCAGTTGTCTGGCTGTGCAGTCAGCACGGGGACCAGAAGCGAAAGCTGAAATGGTAAGAGTTCAAGCTCATGGGATTCTAGGAAGCGCCTAAGGATGTCACTAAAATGACTAGCCAGTCAAGTTAGAGGGGACTGGTTGTATGGGAAAAAGTGAAAGGACTGTGTGACTATGGGTCAAAAGAGGGTAAAGAATGAGTTCTGTAAGAGTGGAGAGGGGCTGGTAAGGGCTGGTAAGCAGTTACAGGCAAGTGCAGTTGGAAAGCTTTGGGCGCCGCAGACGATGCTGGCTGCGGGGAAGGAGAGGCTCAGGtctctggaggagggggaggtgtgTGCCAGCTCTGTCACGAAAGAGACGTCTCAAAGAATAGGCCCCACGTTTTCCtcagaaatgaagataaatatgCCTTTGGTGGTCTAGTCTCCAAATGTGTACTTTTGTTTCCTATGGGATCGAAGGCAAAAGAAGGGACTTATTATAACAATGTATTATGACAGTGAGAGCCTTCATTTAACCTCCACAACTTTAAGAAATAGGTATTTCTGTCCTTAGCTCACGGAGGAGGAGCCAGGGCCCAGAGACTCTGGAAATTCactcaaaatcacacagctggtacATGCTGGGATTCACGCTGAAGTCCGTCTGACCCTCAAAGCTTGTATTTAAGGAACCTTAACCCTGAGGACCATAGTTCTCAAAAGTTGTTGAGAATCCTCAATAGTCAACTCTAGTTGGGCTGCCTGCTTTAGTATTCAGGAGCTGGGGGAAAACACAGCTTGCACTAGACCGAAGGACGGTGCTTGGGAGTGGGAtctaggaatctgtatttttaactcgCTCCTTAATATGGTCAAGGCAGACTTTACTCCACTGAGGTTCAGATATAACTTATTAGGAGTCTTTTGAGGCTTAGCTACTTTCTCCGTGTCTCTTATTTTATTGCCTGATTCCCCGCTAGGCGAACAGCAGAAAACCCTGACATTCCCATGGGACGCGAAGGCCAGGGAGAAGCTCAGGGCCCTGTTTTCCACTCCCATCTCAGCAGTTCCATTACATCAGGGAAAGGCGGGCCCCTGGGGGAAAGGGTGTGGCAGCTAAGAGAGCGGATGCAGTCATCTCTGGAGTATGGAAAATTTCACAGGAAAGCTCATGGAGGATCCGGAAGGGTCTCTAGGGAGTTATCTGTGCAGACGGTCCTGTTagttaaaaaaagtcatttgggGAACAAGGAGTAAGCCCAACTTTCCCTTTGTCTACTGTGGAGTTGGGGGAGTAGGAGAAGGAAGTGGCCAGGATTCAGTtaggggggtggggagtgggtagGGTTGTTCCCAATGGAGTCAGATGCCCCAGGCCTTAGAGGCAGAGACTAGTGTGGAGTGGGTTCTGAAGTATGGAGCTGAGTTGGAGAGAAATAGAGCAAGGCCGTACCACTGTGGgaggggtttgttttgttttgttttgttttgcttcatcacAGAAGTAAAGGAGAGTCTGCGGACTCAGGGCTTTGGCAGGAGGAGCGCGGGCTTGGGCGTCAGAGAGGGACCTTGAACTGGGAAGTCAGCCTCTGTGCGCCGAGCTTCTCCATCTAATTCCCAATGAGAGACTGCTCTGAGGATTCCTTAGCTTAcgcacagtgactggcacatggGTAGTAAGCAGGGCGTTCTGTGTGCCGATGGTGGCACGTGTagggagctggggaggcagcGGTGAGCCAGAGCGAAGAAAGCACGAGCGCGCGGAGGGGCTGGAGTGCTGTCCGCAGGAAGGTGTGGCAGCTGGGGGAGCCGCTCTGTTTGCATCTGATTTCCTCCAGGCTGGGCTGCGATGCAAGGTCAGGGCTGCGGCTCCGGGCATGTCTGAGGGCTCAGCTGCAACCACTTCTGGTTGTGCTGGAAGCGTGTTTCACACCGGAGCCACTGGGTCCAGATGGCCATTCAGCTGCTGGGCTCCGCAAATCCCCGACCCTTTGCGGTAGGGGCCAGATTGCCTGTCTTCTGCCGCTTGCACTGTGCCCGGAGTAAGCCTCGGGCAGAGCCCGGCTGCTTTAGAGGGGCCACAGGGCTTGAGGACGCAGCAGGAGGTGGAAGTGTCAAGCGCGGGGCCTGAGGCAGGCACTTCCTGCCCTGGAACACACAAGTACCTTTCCTATACGCATGGATAGACAGAGACCTTGGGAGACAGTTACCACGAACCAAACCAGCTGAAAGCTTTGGTTTCTAATTTGCACTCAcaggggcggaggggaggggaggggaggggtggggagaggactgTGTGCTTGCTTCACACGGGCTGCACCTGGGGGACTAGAGTGACATGTGTATGGGTTCCTTGTGCTGCCTTTTTATAGGATTTTCTTTACCCTGAAAGGAAATGgtatttcctttctcccttctctgccttcccgGCACCCCTTAGAGATTCCCCCTACTTAGGGAAAACCCCAGCACTTACTGAGATAAGGAAAAGAGTAGAAAGGATCCACTGGGATCTACTTCAGCTTTTTGCATCTCTTGCCTCCCTTCCACCAGATCCTCCCCGCAAGGGCTGGTGTGCCAGCTCGAAGGTTCTTCAGTCTCCTTCCCTTTACCAGTAATTCTGCCCAGTGACCTTGGCATCTACCTGCTTTGTGTCGttgttgctttcctttttccactCTGAGCAGGCGGCCCTGAGCTGCCCTggcagcccctgcctcccagccccctcgAAGTCCTTGGTGTCTGCATCTTCTATATTTGGCCTGTGACTGAAGGCCTTGTTGGCCTGGGACCTGAGGTTTCATCACCTACTGATATCCATGTATCTACCTGCATCTTAGGTGAACCTGGGAATGGCAGGGTGAGGCAATATTTCCAAGACTGGAAGTCAGGTATTACAGGCATACTTTCCTGGCTTGCATTGCCAGCTCCTTGCCAGATGACCGACTGGTCACTGCTCCCTTAACTCTGACTCCTATACAAGATAGATTAGAAACCGGCCTCTTTGCAAGGCCGCTGGGTAGAGAGAAGTGAAGTGGGAGGTGTGGGGCTTGTCCTGGCTGAGGGTCtgcatttctcctttttcccctgcAGCCCTGGCCCGCCACCGCTACATGAAGCAGGCTCAGGCCCTAGGCCCTCAGGTGATGGAAAAACCACTATACTGGGGGGCGGACAGGAGCTCCCAGGTCTCATCTTATCCAATGAACCTGCTGCCGCCGCGAGGTAACCGTTGCCAGAGatttggggtgggagagggcagagggcaagCGTAGGTGCATGGGCTGCCTCGGGGCCTTCGAGAGGAATATAGTGGGTATCTGTGATTGAGGATGGGGACGGGATGGACGCAAAACGCAAGCTGATCAATGTGTCACTTTGGTGCCCTGGTTCTGAGGGGCATGTTTTGAGCCAGCAGTTCTGCATGTTCTTATCCTTGTTTCTATTCAGATTTGTCCCAGCGATCCAGCCTCCCACAGATGCCAATGACCCAGACCGCCGCTCACCCTCCCATCGCCAATGGTGTCTTAGAGTATTTGGAGAAAGAGCTGCGGAACCTCCACCCCGCGCAGCCTCTGCCGCCTGACCTCAAAGCCAGATCCGGCCAAGCCTGCAGCATGCTGTCCTCCCTGGGCTCTGAGGTTGTGGAGCGCAGAATCATCCACCTGCCCCCGCTGATCGGAGCCCTGCCGTCCTCACGGAGGACCAGCAACTCCTCCCGCCAGCAGTGGCGCAGCCCAGTTccccctggaccctgggatctgagggaggggagaaggcagccCCATTACCCTGATTTCCACCAGGAGCTTCAGGACCGGGAGCCTAAGCGCTGGGCGTTGGAGGGACGGGAGCTGAACCAGCTCAGGAGGGGAAGGCACCACCGCTCCAGGCCGCACGGGTCACCCACGCCCTGGTCAGACTGGGACAGCCTCAGTGACGGCCCCTCATCAAGTGAGGCCCGCTGGCGGCCCGACCGCCCCCCTGTCCGGAGCCGCTGCCCAGCCCGGCCGCGCAGGCCCAGCCCCCGGGAGAATGCCCGGAGGCCCCCGAGGCGCAGGCACCGCAGCTACTCCCCTCCCTTGCCTTCCGGCCTCAGTTCCTGGAGCTCCGAGGAGGACGACAAGGAGAGGCAGCCTCGGAGCCGGGGAGCCCCCCGCCGCCGCAGCTCCCCCTCCTCGCACTGGCCTGAGGAGAAGCCCCCCAGCTACCGCTCGCTGGACGTCAGGCCAGGCAAGAATGGCCGGAGAGAAGGGAGTGTGGAGAGGCGCTCGGTGAGCCTGGGGCATCCTGCCGAGGGTCGGGCGTGGGCAGAGCGGGGCTGGGCCACAGCTGACACGGGCCACCCACATGCCACCCGTGAGGGTACCTCCTCCTTGAGCTTGCCCCGTGGGCGCGGCGAGACCTCTCGTCGGAGCTAGAAGGGGCCCAGTGCATGCAGAGCCGGAGGAGGGCTGGATGCTCGATGCTTAAAAAGGGCCTTCTCATCTTCAGACACAAGACAGTCTCGTGAGGCAGGgttcccccatttcacagatgaagaaacgagGCTCAGAACAACTGA contains:
- the ILDR1 gene encoding immunoglobulin-like domain-containing receptor 1 isoform X2, yielding MGPELPAPWLLLFTWLPAGCLSLLVTVQHTERYVTLFASIVLKCDYTTSAQLQDVVVTWRFKSFCKDPIFDYYSASYQAALSLGQDPSNDCNDSQREVRIVAQRRGQSEPVLGVDYRQRKITIQNRADLVINEVMWWDHGVYYCTIEAPGDTSGDPDKEVKLIVLHWLTVIFIVLGALVLLLLIGVCWCQCCPQYCCCYVRCPCCPGRCCCPEAALARHRYMKQAQALGPQVMEKPLYWGADRSSQVSSYPMNLLPPRDLSQRSSLPQMPMTQTAAHPPIANGVLEYLEKELRNLHPAQPLPPDLKARSGQACSMLSSLGSEVVERRIIHLPPLIGALPSSRRTSNSSRQQWRSPVPPGPWDLREGRRQPHYPDFHQELQDREPKRWALEGRELNQLRRGRHHRSRPHGSPTPWSDWDSLSDGPSSSEARWRPDRPPVRSRCPARPRRPSPRENARRPPRRRHRSYSPPLPSGLSSWSSEEDDKERQPRSRGAPRRRSSPSSHWPEEKPPSYRSLDVRPGKNGRREGSVERRSERASSRSGRSVVI
- the ILDR1 gene encoding immunoglobulin-like domain-containing receptor 1 isoform X1; the protein is MGPELPAPWLLLFTWLPAGCLSLLVTVQHTERYVTLFASIVLKCDYTTSAQLQDVVVTWRFKSFCKDPIFDYYSASYQAALSLGQDPSNDCNDSQREVRIVAQRRGQSEPVLGVDYRQRKITIQNRADLVINEVMWWDHGVYYCTIEAPGDTSGDPDKEVKLIVLHWLTVIFIVLGALVLLLLIGVCWCQCCPQYCCCYVRCPCCPGRCCCPEAALARHRYMKQAQALGPQVMEKPLYWGADRSSQVSSYPMNLLPPRDLSQRSSLPQMPMTQTAAHPPIANGVLEYLEKELRNLHPAQPLPPDLKARSGQACSMLSSLGSEVVERRIIHLPPLIGALPSSRRTSNSSRQQWRSPVPPGPWDLREGRRQPHYPDFHQELQDREPKRWALEGRELNQLRRGRHHRSRPHGSPTPWSDWDSLSDGPSSSEARWRPDRPPVRSRCPARPRRPSPRENARRPPRRRHRSYSPPLPSGLSSWSSEEDDKERQPRSRGAPRRRSSPSSHWPEEKPPSYRSLDVRPGKNGRREGSVERRSVSLGHPAEGRAWAERGWATADTGHPHATREGTSSLSLPRGRGETSRRS
- the ILDR1 gene encoding immunoglobulin-like domain-containing receptor 1 isoform X4 produces the protein MGPELPAPWLLLFTWLPAGCLSLLVTVQHTERYVTLFASIVLKCDYTTSAQLQDVVVTWRFKSFCKDPIFDYYSASYQAALSLGQDPSNDCNDSQREVRIVAQRRGQSEPVLGVDYRQRKITIQNRADLVINEVMWWDHGVYYCTIEAPGDTSGDPDKEVKLIVLHWLTVIFIVLGALVLLLLIGVCWCQCCPQYCCCYVRCPCCPGRCCCPEADLSQRSSLPQMPMTQTAAHPPIANGVLEYLEKELRNLHPAQPLPPDLKARSGQACSMLSSLGSEVVERRIIHLPPLIGALPSSRRTSNSSRQQWRSPVPPGPWDLREGRRQPHYPDFHQELQDREPKRWALEGRELNQLRRGRHHRSRPHGSPTPWSDWDSLSDGPSSSEARWRPDRPPVRSRCPARPRRPSPRENARRPPRRRHRSYSPPLPSGLSSWSSEEDDKERQPRSRGAPRRRSSPSSHWPEEKPPSYRSLDVRPGKNGRREGSVERRSERASSRSGRSVVI
- the ILDR1 gene encoding immunoglobulin-like domain-containing receptor 1 isoform X3, with amino-acid sequence MGPELPAPWLLLFTWLPAGCLSLLVTVQHTERYVTLFASIVLKCDYTTSAQLQDVVVTWRFKSFCKDPIFDYYSASYQAALSLGQDPSNDCNDSQREVRIVAQRRGQSEPVLGVDYRQRKITIQNRADLVINEVMWWDHGVYYCTIEAPGDTSGDPDKEVKLIVLHWLTVIFIVLGALVLLLLIGVCWCQCCPQYCCCYVRCPCCPGRCCCPEADLSQRSSLPQMPMTQTAAHPPIANGVLEYLEKELRNLHPAQPLPPDLKARSGQACSMLSSLGSEVVERRIIHLPPLIGALPSSRRTSNSSRQQWRSPVPPGPWDLREGRRQPHYPDFHQELQDREPKRWALEGRELNQLRRGRHHRSRPHGSPTPWSDWDSLSDGPSSSEARWRPDRPPVRSRCPARPRRPSPRENARRPPRRRHRSYSPPLPSGLSSWSSEEDDKERQPRSRGAPRRRSSPSSHWPEEKPPSYRSLDVRPGKNGRREGSVERRSVSLGHPAEGRAWAERGWATADTGHPHATREGTSSLSLPRGRGETSRRS